The sequence TGAAGGGTCTCGATATTAATCGAAACGCTAAGCTTTTATACGAAAAGGGCCGAGTTAGTTCGGTGGTTTCTATGAAAGGCCTTACCGAGAAGGACCTCGGAAAATTCAGGCTCGTTGGCAACATCGATGCCTTCAAAAGAAGGCTCGTCTTTCAGGTGACGGAGATAAGCGTTGAGAAGGACGACTACTTCTCAAGGCTCTACTTCTACGACGGAAGGAGAGTTAAGCCCTTTACATCCGGCAAAAAGGACGGGAATCCAAGGTTCTCGCCTGATGGGAAGCTGGTGGCCTTCACATCCAAGCGCGATAAAGGAGAAGAAGCCGAGCTCTACGTTATCCCGACGGACGGCGGAGAGGCAAGGCTTTTAGCGAAGTTCAAATACGGAATTAAAAACCTCCGCTTTACCGAGGACGGAAAGGGGATAGCGGTTGTGACACCGATAGACGTCGAGAAAAAGCCCAAAGATGACGTCCACCTGATTAAGGAGCTCCCCTTCTGGTTCAACGGAATTGGATGGGTCTACGGGAAGAGGAGTGTTGTCTATCTCGTGGATGCTGAAACCGGCAAGAAAAGACGCCTGACGCCAAAGAACATCGACGTCTCTCAAATCCGCTTCCATAAGGGTAAGCTCTACTTCCTAGCTCAGGAAGACCGCGAGAGGAAGCCGATGGTGAGCGACCTCTACGTCCTCGACGGGAGAAAGGCGAAGCGCTTAACTCCCGGGGAGTGGGGCATAACCGATTTCATACCCCTCGACGATGGGACCTTTATTCTAAAGGCCAACACGCGCGAGCGCGGGATTCCGACGAACCCCCACATCTACCACTACGACCCCGAGACGGAAGAGCTTAGAAAGCTCACAAAGGACCTCGACCGTTCAGCTTATAACTCCCTCAACAGCGACGTAAGGGGAAGCCAGAGGGCGGAGCTGGTTTTTAAGGACGGCTGGGTTTACTACGTTGCCACCGACGGTCCAAGGGCGAACCTCTTCCGGGTTAACCTCGACGGAAAGATAGAGCGCGTTGTTGGTGGGGACAGAAGCGTTGAGAGCTTTGCAATCGGAGATTACATAGCTTTCACAGCACAGGACGCCGTAACTCCGACAGAGCTCTACGTTCTGAGGGACGGAAGGGAGAGAAAGCTCACGGACTTCAACGGCTGGATTAGGGAATACAGTCTCTCAAAGCCCGAGCATTTCAAAGTTAAGGCGGGCGATGGAGCGGAGATAGACGCCTGGATAATGAGGCCCGTTGGCTTTGAGCCTGGGAAGAAGTATCCGGCCGTTCTTGAAATCCACGGCGGGCCGAAGACAGCTTACGGCTACGCCTTCATGCACGAGTTCCACGTTTTAACGGCCAGGGGCTTTGTGGTTATCTTCTCCAATCCCAGAGGAAGCGACGGCTACGGCGAGGACTTTGCGGACATTAGGGAGCACTACGGTGAGAGGGATTATCAGGATTTGATGGAGGTCGTTGATGAGGCTCTGAAGAGGTTCGACTTCATAGATGGGGAAAGGGTAGGCGTCACCGGTGGCTCCTACGGCGGTTTCATGACGAACTGGATTGTTGGACACACGAACCGCTTTAAGGCCGCTGTAACCCAGCGCTCCATCTCAAACTGGGTGAGCTTCTTTGGGACGACGGATATAGGCTACTTCTTCGCGCCGGACCAGGTAGGAGGTGACCCGTGGAACAACACAGATACCTACTGGGAAAAGAGCCCGCTGAAGTACGCTCCCAACGTTGAAACGCCTCTCCT comes from Thermococcus sp. and encodes:
- a CDS encoding S9 family peptidase, whose amino-acid sequence is MKGLTEKDLGKFRLVGNIDAFKRRLVFQVTEISVEKDDYFSRLYFYDGRRVKPFTSGKKDGNPRFSPDGKLVAFTSKRDKGEEAELYVIPTDGGEARLLAKFKYGIKNLRFTEDGKGIAVVTPIDVEKKPKDDVHLIKELPFWFNGIGWVYGKRSVVYLVDAETGKKRRLTPKNIDVSQIRFHKGKLYFLAQEDRERKPMVSDLYVLDGRKAKRLTPGEWGITDFIPLDDGTFILKANTRERGIPTNPHIYHYDPETEELRKLTKDLDRSAYNSLNSDVRGSQRAELVFKDGWVYYVATDGPRANLFRVNLDGKIERVVGGDRSVESFAIGDYIAFTAQDAVTPTELYVLRDGRERKLTDFNGWIREYSLSKPEHFKVKAGDGAEIDAWIMRPVGFEPGKKYPAVLEIHGGPKTAYGYAFMHEFHVLTARGFVVIFSNPRGSDGYGEDFADIREHYGERDYQDLMEVVDEALKRFDFIDGERVGVTGGSYGGFMTNWIVGHTNRFKAAVTQRSISNWVSFFGTTDIGYFFAPDQVGGDPWNNTDTYWEKSPLKYAPNVETPLLIIHSTEDYRCWLPEALQFYTALKYLGKTVELAIFPGENHDLSRSGKPKHRVKRLE